One segment of Yersinia kristensenii DNA contains the following:
- a CDS encoding LacI family DNA-binding transcriptional regulator, which yields MANIIDIAKKTGLSASTVSRTLTRPEKVAAATRERVMKAIDELGYEANIFARNLRQGGSQVIGLVVSDILNTFHATIVKAVQDVAYKAGYTLIVGSTDEDSLREEQLMTQLRSHMLQGLIITPTHNTRDNLQRFTNIPVVEIDRISGHVGSDSVLLNNMLGVEMAARHLLELKHVRIAYIGGSTQTITFAERLAGFRQVCPAETHTDVIEIPATTSLFSDACEQTHLLMSRPVTQRPTAIIAANNDIAAGVVHAIYQRNIRMPDEVSVVAFDDPDWASFFPCPLTTIRQPVYDMGKYAAELLIERLRGNISGTALSERFDPQLIVRASTARPD from the coding sequence ATGGCCAATATAATTGATATCGCAAAGAAAACCGGTCTTTCTGCCTCAACGGTGTCGCGCACGCTGACCCGGCCCGAGAAAGTCGCCGCAGCAACCCGTGAACGCGTGATGAAAGCTATCGATGAGCTGGGTTATGAGGCCAATATTTTTGCACGTAATCTTCGCCAAGGGGGGTCGCAAGTTATTGGTTTGGTGGTGTCTGATATTCTCAATACCTTCCACGCAACGATTGTCAAAGCGGTGCAAGATGTTGCTTATAAAGCCGGTTATACCCTGATTGTCGGCAGCACTGATGAAGACTCACTGCGCGAAGAACAATTGATGACGCAACTACGAAGCCATATGCTGCAAGGGTTAATCATCACTCCGACACATAACACACGCGATAACTTACAACGTTTTACCAATATTCCGGTCGTCGAAATTGACCGTATCTCCGGCCATGTCGGCAGCGACAGTGTCTTGCTGAATAATATGCTCGGAGTAGAAATGGCTGCGCGCCACCTGCTGGAATTAAAACATGTACGCATCGCCTACATCGGCGGTAGTACACAAACCATCACCTTTGCTGAACGTCTGGCCGGTTTTCGTCAAGTGTGTCCCGCAGAAACCCATACAGATGTGATTGAAATTCCAGCAACAACTTCACTGTTTTCTGATGCTTGCGAGCAAACACATCTCTTGATGTCCAGGCCAGTAACACAGCGCCCAACGGCGATTATTGCGGCTAATAATGATATTGCCGCAGGAGTCGTACATGCCATTTACCAGCGCAATATCAGAATGCCCGATGAGGTTTCAGTGGTCGCCTTTGACGATCCGGACTGGGCCAGCTTTTTCCCGTGCCCACTCACGACTATCCGCCAACCTGTGTATGACATGGGGAAATATGCAGCAGAGCTATTAATAGAGCGTCTACGGGGCAATATCAGCGGCACTGCCCTTTCTGAACGCTTTGATCCACAACTGATTGTACGTGCATCAACCGCTCGCCCCGACTAA
- the hutU gene encoding urocanate hydratase: protein MTAQNRFRDTEIRASRGTKLTAKSWMTEAPLRMLMNNLDPEVAENPKELVVYGGIGRAARNWECYDKIVESLTQLNDDETLLIQSGKPVGVFKTHSNAPRVLIANSNLVPHWADWEHFNELDAKGLAMYGQMTAGSWIYIGSQGIVQGTYETFVEAGRQHFGGSLKGRWVLTAGLGGMGGAQPLAATLAGACSLNIECQQSRIDFRLKTRYVDEQAADVDDALARIKKYTSAGSAVSIALCGNAAEILPELVRRGVRPDMVTDQTSAHDPLNGYLPVGWSWEEYRRRAQSEPALVVNAAKTSMAEHVKAMLTFHNMGIPTFDYGNNIRQMAQDMGVTHAFDFPGFVPAYIRPLFCRGIGPFRWVALSGDAEDIYKTDAKVKELIPDDEHLHHWLDMARERISFQGLPARICWVGLGQRAKLGLAFNEMVRSGELSAPIVIGRDHLDSGSVASPNRETEAMQDGSDAVSDWPLLNALLNTASGATWVSLHHGGGVGMGFSQHSGMVVVCDGSDDAAERIARVLHNDPATGVMRHADAGYDIAINCAQEQGLNLPMIAATQGKKA, encoded by the coding sequence GTGACTGCCCAAAATAGATTCCGTGATACTGAGATTCGAGCTTCGCGTGGCACAAAACTGACTGCTAAAAGTTGGATGACTGAAGCCCCGCTGCGTATGTTGATGAATAACCTCGACCCTGAAGTGGCTGAAAATCCAAAAGAATTAGTGGTTTACGGTGGTATTGGCCGTGCGGCTCGTAACTGGGAATGTTATGACAAAATTGTGGAGAGCCTCACTCAGTTGAATGACGACGAAACCCTACTGATTCAGTCTGGCAAGCCTGTGGGTGTCTTTAAAACCCACAGTAATGCACCTAGGGTATTGATTGCTAATTCTAATTTAGTCCCGCACTGGGCTGATTGGGAACATTTTAACGAGTTGGACGCCAAAGGGTTGGCCATGTACGGCCAAATGACTGCGGGCAGTTGGATTTATATTGGTAGCCAGGGCATTGTGCAGGGAACTTATGAAACTTTCGTCGAGGCGGGTCGGCAGCACTTTGGCGGTAGCTTGAAAGGGCGCTGGGTATTAACCGCTGGCTTGGGTGGCATGGGCGGTGCACAACCGCTGGCGGCGACCTTGGCCGGAGCTTGCTCTTTGAATATTGAGTGCCAGCAAAGCCGTATCGATTTCCGCCTCAAAACCCGTTATGTCGATGAACAAGCGGCTGACGTGGATGATGCGCTGGCGCGGATCAAAAAATACACTTCTGCCGGATCTGCTGTCTCTATTGCCTTATGCGGTAATGCCGCCGAAATTTTACCTGAACTGGTACGCCGTGGGGTTCGCCCTGACATGGTGACCGACCAAACCAGTGCTCATGACCCATTGAATGGCTATTTGCCGGTGGGCTGGAGTTGGGAAGAGTATCGTCGGCGAGCTCAAAGCGAGCCGGCATTGGTGGTGAATGCTGCCAAAACCTCAATGGCCGAACATGTCAAAGCGATGTTGACTTTTCACAATATGGGCATCCCAACCTTTGATTACGGCAATAATATTCGCCAGATGGCACAAGATATGGGTGTCACCCATGCGTTTGATTTCCCTGGGTTTGTTCCGGCCTATATTCGCCCATTATTCTGCCGTGGCATTGGCCCATTCCGCTGGGTGGCACTGTCCGGTGACGCCGAAGATATTTATAAAACGGACGCGAAAGTTAAAGAACTTATCCCGGATGATGAGCATTTACACCACTGGCTAGATATGGCCCGTGAGCGTATCAGCTTCCAAGGGTTACCCGCCCGTATTTGTTGGGTTGGCTTGGGCCAGCGCGCAAAATTAGGCTTGGCTTTTAATGAGATGGTACGGAGTGGTGAATTGTCAGCGCCAATTGTGATTGGTCGCGACCATTTGGATTCTGGCTCAGTTGCCAGCCCTAACCGTGAAACCGAAGCTATGCAGGATGGTTCTGATGCTGTCTCAGACTGGCCGCTACTCAATGCATTGCTGAATACCGCCAGTGGTGCGACTTGGGTATCACTGCACCATGGTGGCGGTGTGGGAATGGGCTTCTCGCAACATTCAGGCATGGTGGTGGTATGTGATGGCAGCGACGACGCGGCCGAACGTATTGCCCGAGTATTACATAATGACCCGGCAACTGGTGTGATGCGTCATGCTGATGCGGGTTATGACATCGCGATTAATTGTGCACAAGAGCAGGGGCTTAACCTGCCAATGATTGCTGCAACTCAAGGGAAAAAAGCATGA
- the fucP gene encoding L-fucose:H+ symporter permease, which yields MSIKNMFITPDGKNHGFTFFLLTCLFLVLGFSTGLIDILNKHFQNTLQVSKAESALVQFANYVGYFVMAIPAGILAKRYGYKGGIFIGLALIALGAFWFISAASIGEYWAFLVGLFILATGLTCIETIANPFATVMGSPEQGAARLNLSQSCTGIGLIFGPLIGGHFILSATGEVNTSNDALFIPYMGIGLAVAILALVFFFTKIPDITPESDMPQEGYAKNSSSLWRRPHFVLAIVAQFLYVAGQTGVFSFFINYVVDHSPLFSQTVAVFLPNSWSWQSPEGWKFTERGASQLLAFGGFGLFMIGRFTGGLLLSKISAHKLLWIFAAIDCVLMVIIMFAEGWLAVTSLVLSFYFMSIMFPTIFALGIFGLGEQTKKASSYIVMSIVGGAVMPMLMGSIADAYSMAIGFVMPLGCFVIIGLYGLFWTKLHAQSISQAKVMAASSL from the coding sequence ATGAGCATAAAAAATATGTTCATCACGCCTGATGGCAAAAACCACGGGTTTACATTCTTCTTACTTACCTGTCTCTTTTTAGTATTAGGTTTCAGTACCGGGTTAATTGATATTCTTAATAAACATTTTCAAAATACCTTGCAAGTTTCTAAAGCCGAGTCAGCATTAGTACAATTTGCCAACTATGTGGGTTATTTCGTCATGGCGATCCCTGCGGGGATATTGGCTAAGCGCTATGGATATAAAGGCGGGATTTTTATTGGCCTGGCGTTAATTGCTCTGGGGGCTTTCTGGTTTATTTCTGCAGCTAGCATCGGAGAATATTGGGCCTTTTTGGTTGGGTTATTTATTCTGGCGACCGGCCTAACCTGCATTGAAACCATTGCGAACCCTTTTGCGACAGTGATGGGTTCGCCAGAGCAAGGTGCAGCACGTCTGAATTTATCGCAATCCTGTACCGGTATTGGCTTGATATTTGGGCCACTTATCGGCGGACATTTTATCTTGTCAGCAACGGGCGAAGTGAACACCAGTAACGATGCTTTATTTATTCCGTATATGGGTATTGGTTTAGCTGTCGCGATACTGGCATTGGTCTTTTTCTTTACAAAAATTCCTGATATCACCCCTGAGTCAGATATGCCTCAGGAAGGATATGCCAAAAACAGCTCCTCTTTATGGCGACGGCCGCACTTTGTATTAGCCATTGTTGCTCAGTTCTTATATGTAGCAGGGCAAACTGGCGTATTTAGCTTCTTTATCAACTATGTTGTCGACCATTCCCCGTTATTTAGCCAAACAGTTGCTGTATTTTTACCAAATAGTTGGAGCTGGCAGTCCCCTGAAGGTTGGAAGTTTACTGAACGTGGCGCCTCACAATTATTAGCTTTCGGTGGCTTCGGGCTATTTATGATTGGCCGATTCACTGGCGGGTTATTATTGAGTAAGATTTCGGCTCACAAATTGCTGTGGATCTTTGCCGCAATCGACTGTGTACTGATGGTTATTATTATGTTTGCCGAGGGCTGGCTGGCGGTGACCTCGCTGGTGCTGAGCTTCTATTTTATGTCGATCATGTTCCCAACTATCTTTGCTCTGGGTATTTTCGGCTTGGGCGAACAAACCAAAAAAGCCTCTTCTTATATTGTGATGTCGATTGTGGGTGGGGCCGTCATGCCAATGTTAATGGGCAGCATTGCTGATGCCTATTCAATGGCGATCGGCTTTGTCATGCCATTAGGATGCTTTGTTATCATTGGATTGTACGGGTTATTCTGGACAAAACTGCACGCGCAGAGCATCAGCCAGGCTAAAGTAATGGCGGCAAGTTCATTGTAA
- a CDS encoding GNAT family N-acetyltransferase codes for MEVRLASPSEAEQLWWVRNQAIRHGCRNVYDERTLTAWTPDQMPEGYPKAVASNPFFVINDKISQLVVSTGFLDLSSGSVEAIFTLPKFEGRGMASRILEAIKQEARGRGFTKLTLASTPNASVFYEKNGFTLLGESFYPSRLAQTNLRCMDMFCYL; via the coding sequence ATGGAGGTCAGGTTAGCATCGCCGAGTGAAGCCGAGCAATTATGGTGGGTTAGGAACCAGGCTATCAGACATGGGTGTCGAAATGTGTATGATGAAAGAACACTAACTGCATGGACACCGGATCAGATGCCCGAGGGATATCCCAAGGCTGTGGCGAGTAATCCATTTTTTGTCATTAATGATAAAATCAGCCAATTGGTTGTTTCTACAGGTTTTTTAGACCTTTCATCCGGTAGCGTCGAAGCAATTTTCACATTACCAAAATTTGAAGGGCGTGGTATGGCATCTCGGATTTTGGAGGCTATCAAGCAGGAAGCCAGAGGTCGGGGATTCACAAAGTTAACCCTTGCCTCGACACCGAATGCATCGGTATTTTATGAAAAAAACGGTTTTACTCTGCTCGGTGAAAGTTTCTACCCATCACGGTTGGCACAAACTAACCTTAGATGCATGGATATGTTCTGTTATTTATAA
- a CDS encoding ATP-binding protein, which translates to MTEQEVNWIQHHPVVTYVAPQDLAPLVFRDRQTGKIAGFSVDLIDIISRQTGIKFEPIYAQDTGEGMRNFVDGKIDMLPIVAVRNGQYGSNLYSSPVAQSLWGILTREDRNDINNVVDLAGKRVGIPAGSTSSGTISNPLLAQKITFVEAPDTITLVSWLQQGKVDAIIKIMMTANYLSAQNFTPNIKIVAVTGEEPLMMTFAISPALPELKTIIDKVIESIPPEELDNLISEWSTFKPKPTSFDENYLENEWLIPALKIISGLLLVFGLYLCYLVFNKRRQAKLLQARLRQQETIINALPFAVFIRTTNDELAVYNSHFANAHQDKLNDMLNQNTEQAQWPMTNPLNREIDKYCRYVLQDRLPQMVDLSIEINGELRDIFLWIIPLDNAERSLLGGWLDISQRKTVERQLEAARVEAESANRTKSTFLATISHELRTPMYVIMGLLELELRSDQPVDKNTLATVSNSAQSLMLLLDDIIDSAKIEAGQLSVHPAEVDFRQEIGRMLLIYQPIADERHLKLSRWLDDQIPDLVIVDMLRMRQVMGNLLGNALKFTEQGGVSVDITWEATDEKQGVMNIDITDTGIGISPAAQATLFQPFSQANEGKSPRFGGSGLGLWICHQLIHKMGGEITLESQLGKGTSLFITLPLEIATASDLPPDSTIVDVDATQLSQLKNLRILVVDDLPANRQLLQQQLVFIGIEQVMSAKNGAEAWQILQQYSFDAVITDYNMPLMNGYELAAHIRNSATMKDMVIIGCTADAREESTTLCIEAGMNDYIVKPVAIDTLRTTLLRQEIISNNMDIIHHDTVIDVTAQDNASQEVVISSDSKKQSSFMTAQKKLKSLSRGNSEVELKLLQSLLESNVQDTAALTQLYTRLTVDIDNTISADIYKEMASLVHRIKGGVQLIDALTLVESCIKFESLLHAQDKYPVIIHGIDYLMLLTVTNQLLVELIASYAEIVSSPQ; encoded by the coding sequence TTGACGGAACAAGAAGTTAACTGGATTCAACATCATCCTGTGGTGACCTATGTTGCACCACAGGATCTGGCTCCATTGGTTTTTCGTGATCGCCAAACGGGTAAAATAGCCGGTTTTTCTGTCGATTTGATTGATATTATTTCACGCCAAACTGGGATTAAATTTGAGCCAATTTACGCCCAAGATACCGGTGAAGGTATGCGTAATTTTGTTGACGGAAAAATAGATATGCTACCGATTGTCGCGGTACGCAATGGCCAATACGGCAGTAACCTTTACTCCTCCCCCGTCGCCCAATCCTTGTGGGGCATATTGACGCGAGAAGATCGCAACGATATCAACAACGTAGTAGATTTAGCAGGAAAGCGAGTCGGTATACCTGCGGGTAGTACCTCCAGTGGAACCATTAGTAACCCTCTTTTGGCCCAAAAAATCACCTTTGTAGAGGCACCCGACACCATAACGTTGGTAAGTTGGTTACAACAAGGGAAAGTAGACGCGATTATCAAGATAATGATGACCGCTAACTATCTGTCAGCACAGAACTTTACTCCTAATATTAAAATAGTCGCCGTCACTGGAGAAGAGCCATTGATGATGACATTTGCCATCAGTCCGGCACTACCTGAATTAAAAACTATCATTGATAAGGTCATTGAATCTATCCCACCGGAAGAATTAGACAATCTGATCAGTGAATGGAGTACATTCAAACCCAAACCGACCTCTTTCGATGAGAATTATTTAGAAAATGAATGGTTGATACCGGCGCTGAAAATAATCTCTGGCCTACTGCTGGTTTTCGGCTTGTATCTTTGTTATCTGGTGTTCAATAAACGCCGCCAGGCCAAGTTGTTACAGGCTCGTTTGCGGCAACAAGAAACCATTATTAATGCCCTACCTTTTGCCGTTTTTATTCGCACCACAAATGATGAGTTAGCTGTTTATAACAGCCACTTTGCCAATGCCCATCAAGATAAACTGAACGACATGCTCAATCAAAATACTGAGCAAGCCCAATGGCCAATGACCAACCCACTTAATCGCGAGATAGATAAGTATTGTCGTTATGTCTTACAAGACAGACTGCCCCAAATGGTGGATTTATCTATTGAAATAAACGGTGAGTTGCGTGATATCTTCCTGTGGATTATTCCGCTGGATAATGCGGAGCGCAGCCTACTCGGTGGCTGGCTGGATATCAGTCAACGCAAAACCGTTGAACGGCAACTCGAAGCAGCCCGTGTCGAAGCCGAAAGTGCCAACCGCACCAAGAGTACTTTCCTGGCGACCATTAGCCATGAACTGCGCACGCCAATGTACGTCATTATGGGGTTGTTAGAGCTGGAACTACGCAGTGACCAGCCGGTGGATAAAAACACGCTGGCGACAGTGTCTAATTCTGCTCAATCTTTGATGCTATTGCTCGATGACATTATCGACTCCGCCAAAATAGAAGCCGGACAACTGAGTGTTCACCCTGCCGAGGTGGATTTCCGTCAGGAAATAGGGCGGATGCTATTGATTTATCAACCTATTGCTGATGAACGCCATCTTAAACTCTCTCGTTGGCTGGATGACCAAATCCCTGATTTGGTGATAGTGGATATGCTGCGTATGCGCCAGGTGATGGGTAATCTATTAGGTAATGCCCTGAAGTTTACCGAACAGGGCGGTGTGTCAGTGGATATCACGTGGGAAGCCACTGACGAAAAACAAGGCGTAATGAATATCGATATTACGGATACCGGTATTGGCATTTCTCCTGCGGCACAGGCCACATTATTCCAGCCATTCAGCCAAGCCAATGAGGGTAAATCACCGCGTTTCGGCGGTTCTGGTTTAGGGTTGTGGATCTGCCATCAATTGATTCACAAAATGGGTGGGGAAATAACATTAGAAAGTCAGCTGGGCAAAGGCACCAGTCTGTTTATTACATTACCGCTGGAAATTGCCACAGCCAGTGATTTGCCACCGGATTCAACCATTGTCGACGTAGATGCAACGCAACTGAGTCAGTTGAAAAACTTGCGTATTCTGGTAGTAGATGATTTACCCGCCAACCGTCAATTGCTTCAACAACAGTTAGTCTTTATCGGTATCGAGCAAGTCATGAGTGCCAAAAATGGCGCTGAAGCTTGGCAGATATTACAGCAGTATAGTTTTGATGCCGTCATCACCGATTACAATATGCCTTTGATGAATGGTTATGAACTGGCCGCCCATATCCGTAATAGTGCGACGATGAAAGATATGGTTATCATCGGTTGTACCGCAGATGCACGAGAAGAAAGTACCACCCTCTGCATTGAGGCCGGTATGAATGATTACATAGTGAAACCCGTGGCTATTGATACACTGCGCACCACCCTGCTTCGCCAGGAAATTATTAGCAATAATATGGATATTATTCATCATGACACCGTCATTGATGTCACCGCACAAGATAACGCATCTCAGGAAGTGGTAATTTCATCTGACAGTAAAAAACAATCCTCCTTTATGACGGCACAGAAAAAACTAAAATCACTCTCAAGAGGCAATAGCGAGGTGGAGTTGAAGTTATTGCAATCATTGCTGGAGAGTAATGTGCAAGATACTGCGGCGCTGACACAGCTGTATACCCGCCTGACTGTTGATATAGACAACACCATTTCTGCTGATATTTATAAAGAAATGGCGAGTCTGGTTCATCGAATTAAAGGCGGCGTACAACTGATTGATGCTCTGACATTGGTGGAAAGTTGTATTAAATTCGAATCTCTACTGCACGCACAGGATAAATACCCTGTGATTATACATGGCATTGACTACCTGATGTTATTGACCGTGACAAACCAATTATTAGTAGAATTAATTGCCTCATACGCTGAAATAGTGAGTTCACCACAATAG
- a CDS encoding carbohydrate kinase family protein, with translation MKRIICYGESLIDFTHDGQAFIPHPGGSPYNVAVALGRLGTPVDYCTQLSTDMFGNMLLQHLQLNHVGTATISRSPAPSTLAFVLTHPNTEPEYAFYSRQAADVIIQSEDLPVPIDATLHHFGSISLMQEPCGTTWENYLTQLNGFISFDPNIRPSLIPDRQFYLDRFNRITDQIQLLRLSLSDLQWLAPDEAVEHFVSRMFAKGILMVAITSGSDGAWVYTQELNKYQPVTSVEVADTIGAGDTFTAGLLSVLVEGIEGKTLAKLDDNILSRALKTGSIAAALNCCNKGANPPTADEVNKLM, from the coding sequence ATGAAACGGATTATTTGTTATGGCGAGAGCTTGATTGACTTTACGCATGACGGTCAGGCTTTTATTCCTCACCCTGGTGGCTCACCCTATAATGTGGCGGTCGCACTTGGCCGTTTGGGCACACCGGTTGATTACTGCACTCAATTGAGTACCGATATGTTCGGTAATATGTTATTGCAGCATTTACAATTAAACCACGTGGGGACGGCCACTATCAGCCGTAGCCCGGCACCTTCAACATTGGCTTTTGTCTTAACCCATCCGAATACAGAGCCAGAATACGCTTTTTATTCTCGTCAGGCCGCCGATGTTATTATTCAATCCGAGGATCTACCCGTGCCTATTGATGCAACATTACATCATTTTGGCTCTATTTCCTTAATGCAAGAACCCTGCGGTACAACATGGGAAAACTATTTAACACAATTGAATGGTTTTATTTCTTTTGACCCTAATATTCGCCCAAGTTTAATTCCTGATCGTCAATTTTATCTTGACCGATTTAATCGCATTACGGACCAAATACAATTACTCCGCCTCAGTTTGTCCGATCTTCAGTGGCTAGCGCCTGATGAAGCTGTTGAGCATTTCGTCAGTCGGATGTTTGCCAAAGGTATCTTGATGGTGGCCATTACCAGTGGTAGCGATGGCGCATGGGTTTACACCCAAGAGTTAAATAAATATCAGCCAGTTACTTCAGTTGAAGTGGCTGACACCATCGGTGCTGGTGATACATTTACCGCAGGATTACTATCAGTTTTGGTCGAGGGTATTGAAGGTAAAACGTTAGCAAAGCTGGATGACAATATACTATCGCGAGCACTGAAAACGGGCAGTATCGCTGCGGCACTAAATTGCTGTAATAAAGGTGCAAATCCGCCAACAGCAGATGAAGTTAATAAACTGATGTAA
- a CDS encoding ureidoglycolate lyase, whose amino-acid sequence MTVTLHTIPLIEPTAENLAPFARLVSQPTTPPTLARGDIDCYHNICDANDFNEHPVASYLICYPRPLLMDQIERHHLMEEAFIPLKGNSVMVLGAPGELDPQKLVAVHMDGSFGLILYRDTWHFAPFALEHPATYMLLSGKDSGPDIEVVDLGPYPISQPKYQEEK is encoded by the coding sequence ATGACGGTTACCTTACACACCATTCCACTTATCGAACCCACCGCAGAGAATCTTGCCCCTTTCGCGCGTTTGGTCAGCCAACCGACAACACCGCCCACACTCGCAAGAGGTGATATTGATTGTTATCACAATATTTGCGATGCCAATGATTTCAATGAGCATCCCGTCGCCAGCTACCTGATTTGTTATCCACGCCCATTATTAATGGATCAGATAGAGCGGCATCACTTGATGGAAGAAGCTTTTATTCCCTTAAAGGGCAATAGCGTGATGGTGCTTGGTGCCCCCGGCGAGCTTGACCCGCAAAAACTGGTCGCAGTGCATATGGATGGGTCATTTGGATTGATTCTTTACCGTGATACTTGGCATTTCGCCCCTTTTGCACTGGAACACCCCGCAACTTATATGCTGTTGTCCGGTAAAGACTCAGGTCCTGATATAGAAGTAGTGGACCTCGGCCCCTACCCTATTAGTCAGCCAAAATATCAGGAGGAAAAATGA
- the hutH gene encoding histidine ammonia-lyase translates to MKTTMILRPGQMTLADLRHIYQHPVQITLDESAYAPIQQSVDCVQAILAEKRTAYGINTGFGLLASTRIATEDLENLQRSIVLSHAAGVGEPNDNAIVRLIMVLKINSLARGFSGIRLKVIQALITLVNAQVYPHIPLKGSVGASGDLAPLAHMSLLLLGEGKARYQGEWLDAPAALAKAGLQPLTLAAKEGLALLNGTQVSTAYALRGLFEAEDLYAAASVFGSLTVEAALGSRSPFDARIHAVRGQRGQIDAASTYRHLLGERSEVSESHRNCDKVQDPYSLRCQPQVMGACLTQMRQAAEVLAIESNAVSDNPLVFADQGDVLSGGNFHAEPVAMAADNLALALAEIGSLAERRISLLMDKHMSQLPPFLVENGGVNSGFMIAQVTAAALTSENKGLAFPSSVDSIPTSANQEDHVSMAPRAGKRLWEMAENVRGILAVEWLAACQGLDLRKGLKTSETLEPARMLLRKHVAYYEKDRFFAPDIEAASQLIAQLHMNELMPPHLLPSL, encoded by the coding sequence ATGAAAACAACAATGATACTGCGCCCTGGCCAGATGACTCTGGCTGATTTGCGACATATTTATCAGCATCCTGTACAGATAACGTTGGATGAAAGTGCTTACGCGCCCATTCAGCAAAGTGTGGATTGCGTGCAAGCCATATTGGCAGAGAAGCGCACAGCTTATGGTATCAATACCGGTTTTGGCCTGCTGGCATCCACGCGTATTGCTACGGAAGATTTGGAAAATCTACAGCGTTCAATTGTGCTTTCCCATGCAGCAGGTGTCGGGGAGCCTAATGACAATGCCATTGTACGCCTGATTATGGTGTTGAAAATCAACAGCTTGGCTCGTGGTTTCTCCGGTATCAGACTTAAAGTGATTCAGGCATTGATAACATTAGTTAATGCGCAAGTTTATCCACATATTCCACTAAAAGGCTCAGTGGGTGCTTCTGGTGATTTGGCTCCGCTGGCACACATGAGTCTACTGTTGCTTGGTGAAGGTAAAGCTCGTTATCAAGGAGAATGGCTGGATGCACCTGCGGCATTGGCTAAAGCCGGTTTACAGCCGCTAACACTGGCGGCAAAAGAAGGTCTGGCGCTCCTCAACGGTACTCAGGTGTCCACCGCTTATGCTTTGCGCGGTTTATTTGAAGCTGAAGATCTTTATGCTGCGGCCTCTGTTTTTGGCAGCTTGACGGTGGAAGCTGCGTTAGGTTCTCGTAGCCCATTTGATGCCCGTATCCATGCAGTTAGAGGACAGCGCGGGCAAATAGATGCTGCCAGCACTTATCGTCATTTACTTGGTGAGCGCAGCGAAGTCTCTGAATCTCATCGTAATTGTGACAAAGTTCAAGATCCATATTCTCTGCGTTGCCAGCCACAGGTCATGGGGGCTTGTCTGACCCAAATGCGGCAGGCAGCCGAAGTTCTGGCGATTGAGTCGAATGCGGTGTCAGATAACCCACTAGTGTTTGCTGATCAGGGCGATGTGTTGTCTGGCGGGAATTTCCATGCTGAACCGGTTGCTATGGCGGCAGATAATCTGGCGCTGGCGCTGGCAGAGATAGGTTCGTTAGCAGAACGCCGTATTTCGCTATTAATGGATAAACATATGTCGCAGCTACCGCCATTCTTGGTGGAAAATGGCGGCGTAAACTCTGGTTTTATGATTGCGCAGGTTACGGCGGCAGCACTCACCAGCGAAAATAAAGGGCTGGCTTTCCCCTCCAGTGTCGATAGCATCCCAACCTCGGCGAATCAGGAAGACCATGTTTCTATGGCTCCTCGAGCAGGCAAGCGTTTATGGGAAATGGCTGAAAACGTGCGCGGCATTCTGGCTGTTGAGTGGTTGGCAGCATGTCAGGGGCTGGATTTGCGCAAAGGCCTGAAAACATCAGAAACTTTAGAGCCCGCACGCATGTTATTGCGTAAACATGTGGCCTACTACGAGAAAGATCGATTTTTTGCCCCCGATATTGAAGCTGCAAGCCAGCTCATTGCTCAGCTTCATATGAATGAACTGATGCCTCCGCATCTACTACCTAGCCTTTAA